The following proteins are encoded in a genomic region of Ooceraea biroi isolate clonal line C1 chromosome 14, Obir_v5.4, whole genome shotgun sequence:
- the LOC105285502 gene encoding DNA polymerase zeta catalytic subunit, with the protein MFSITLVNIESYQASPIPELDVTFSEFRGSEVKKVPVIRIFGSTATGKKTCLHVHGVFPYMYVPCTVQENADSYAYQLAASIDSALNTSFGSTVSTSQHVYKIQQVSGIPFYGYHEKEHLFFKIYFYNPAILKRTADLLRNGAVLNQNMQLYEAHIPYILQFMMDYNLYGMNLINLNCVKYRHSLQGCEIEGSQNKSSMDSTNSQVYLPTSVTRQSMCELEVDAHASEILNRQSITKELVLNPGIAGIWNEERARRAQAGLQSASSQLLYPKTPGKIILPPTSSDIYQKEQLLKRLNAASQVDETVVSNTIVPSYPIEVEEDKNVLNASYVLNHTESLASEENNIERMVSDNTKLLQLASLAFLEANRSQSNVTDTSILDADDIQLVEMLANLAEENETTTNVDDDSVLGSQYSVFSEPAKNDPEEEEVEDLNITSLDLDSLSPWESVCKESNSIIVNKRNTESANSTNNIAEESENVTLTDFPQFDGVDDSDENILKYEKSSTSCLSENNSRKCCTAVLSANVERAVPVINKRKNHMCDFYKNLHLVDVIEHFNASNPNQYHLRKELYDFVNRCYFHIFIKSDKNLRDTLIKKIYYLKDKKRNIVKKKRRQELCITYQLPLDHQDLDVYDVDEASGTTDDINQYNIKDHEEHKRNYVDAKLRAQRRALLDSNYCSHQEIYSILPKFTISSVDGAAGIDTDSSDSELESDITINRQEKRICVYKSAKRDIPRATLEGTPKKRKLDFETDESPGKRRNATARTPKRQYSSPGKGRLSGNYSPLNIIITSPKTSRSPLGKCESPKERHVAMSDAASTSTTPKRKTHLLRMSLLREKRGTNFSSLDLERKSDNDERATIKETDIVQSTDNSNAMKANETTVSHEAIESYESSSVKHQEIKEVRKRLSFLNHDEVENTESNHPASQSERLAAIGHFVDQAYADATVLSFSNKNDDSVSSSQRTEKSNSDTSPERNYSSNIRKLARRSMQGRDIIPETDFEDEEDTCDTTFTQSVNKKIENFSQSLSLEVSSIARSPRNASITITTRYKPPDPERVLRSMTLYGIPRCRAQKPFFSNKCDLRKQKESASTSSAYFDVPAFKSSLEDVTSLGLWRRMKVNEFHASGAAMKTCHIKRTLAGYNLLTIKPLVTPPSPKGVTNWIRAKRYLLEKNRDIKLRDKKRTVKDTPHSLININNKKDESSRKSETSSDHSINDDSTVKKSVSLTSQEILSSGTFDDSKTFGFTQHSDKTSEDSLNPSLKKALQNPLLYKQNKDQQSSSYGQIECLSKESYGNVSSENIQNVRAVSAHQYLTLLSLEVHVVTRENLLPDPQHDPVAALFYAIYNDVPTDANQQIEHSAIIVNPDPVSARLSKIHSAGAMCPILYVPTEQDMFNSLIKLIEQHNPEILLGWETEALSWGYIFQRALHLGFSNFPLKISKVPYTQVSSKSDIHTSDKEDTSEIKVPGRNILDVWRIMRHEATLLTYTFENVMHHVLHERIPCPSFKTLSTWWKHKSMIVKSRVIRHYVIRVVGTLKLLNHLDIIGRTCEHARLFGIQFYEVFSRGSQFRVESMMLRLAKPMNYIPISPSVHQRARMRAPECLPLIMEPESEFYTDPLVVLDFQSLYPSMIIAYNYCFSTCLGRIEHIGQYGPFDFGAATLITKRSTALKLQEKINFSPCGVAFAKREVRQGILPRMLTEILNTRLMVKESMKLYPAEDRTLQRLLHSQQLGLKLIANVTYGYTSANFSGRMPCIEIGDSVVSKGRETLERAIKLVETTPKWGARVVYGDTDSLFVLLPGKSREEAFTIGEEIADAVSAANPAPVKLKFEKVLHPAILQTKKRYCGYMYERRSQEQPEFLAKGIETVRRDGCPAVAKLRNRISSRCRYLRNRCGSCSTRRTFPS; encoded by the exons ATGTTTTCCATTACTTTGGTGAACATCGAGAGTTACCAAGCGTCTCCGATACCTGAACTCGATGTGACATTCTCGGAATTTCGTGGGTCAGAGGTAAAAAAAGTGCCGGTAATCAGAATATTCGGATCAACTGCTACTG gcaaaaaAACGTGTTTGCATGTTCACGGTGTCTTCCCATACATGTACGTGCCATGCACGGTTCAGGAAAATGCCGACAGCTATGCTTACCAACTGGCTGCGTCCATCGATTCTGCCTTAAATACATCATTTGGCTCGACAGTGTCTACGAGTCAGCACGTATACAAAATCCAGCAGGTGTCAGGAAT ACCTTTCTACGGTTATCACGAGAAGGAGCATTTgttctttaaaatatatttctataatccTGCCATACTTAAGAGAACGGCAGACTTGTTACGG aaTGGTGCTGTTCTCAATCAAAATATGCAACTATACGAGGCACACATTCcttacattttgcaatttatgaTGGACTACAATCTTTACGGcatgaatttaataaatttaaattgcgtAAAGTACAGACACTCCTTGCAAGGATGCGAGATCGAAGGTAGTCAGAACAAGTCTTCGATGGATTCGACGAACTCACAAGTGTATCTCCCGACCTCCGTCACCAGGCAAAGTATGTGCGAACTGGAAGTGGACGCGCATGCTTCGGAGATTTTAAACAGACAGAGTATCACTAAAGAATTGGTATTGAATCCCGGTATCGCTGGGATCTGGAACGAGGAAAGGGCGAGGAGGGCTCAAGCTGGTTTACAAAGCGCAAGCTCGCAACTGCTGTATCCCAAAACTCCTGGCAAAATTATTCTCCCTCCAACGAGCAGCGATATTTACCAGAAGGAGCAATTACTGAAGAGATTGAATGCCGCATCACAA GTCGATGAAACGGTCGTCTCGAATACAATCGTGCCTTCGTACCCTATTGAAGTGGAAGAGGATAAAAATGTCCTGAATGCCTCTTATGTTCTAAATCATACCGAGTCTCTTGCGTCTGAGGAGAATAACATTGAGAGGATGGTTTCCGACAATACTAAGCTACTGCAATTAGCATCGCTAGCCTTTTTAGAAGCAAATCGGAGTCAGAGCAATGTAACGGATACTAGTATTT TGGACGCAGATGACATACAGTTGGTAGAGATGTTGGCCAATCTAGCTGAAGAGAATGAAACCACGACCAACGTAGACGACGACAGTGTTCTTGGTTCTCAGTATTCTGTATTCAGCGAaccagcgaaaaatgatccagaggaagaagaagttgaagatTTGAACATTACAAGTTTAGACCTGGACAGTCTAAGTCCTTGGGAATCGGTGTGCAAGGAATCCAACAGTATCATAGTTAACAAACGGAACACCGAATCGGCAAATAGTACAAATAATATTGCCGAAGAGAGTGAAAATGTTACGCTTACCGATTTTCCACAATTTGATGGAGTCGATGATTcagatgaaaatatattaaaatatgaaaagagCAGCACAAGTTGCTTAAGTGAGAATAATAGCAGAAAGTGCTGCACTGCGGTTCTTTCTGCAAATGTTGAACGTGCTGTGcctgttattaataaaagaaaaaatcataTGTGTGATTTCTACAAGAATTTACATCTAGTGGATGTTATCGAGCATTTTAATGCAAGTAATCCTAAtcagtaccatttaagaaaagaattatatgATTTTGTAAATAGATGTTactttcatatatttattaaaagtgataaaaatttGCGAGATACtcttataaaaaagatatattatctCAAAGATAAGAAGAGAAACATAgtaaagaagaagagaaggcaAGAACTATGCATTACTTATCAATTACCATTAGATCATCAGGACTTGGATGTTTACGACGTAGATGAAGCATCTGGGACTACAGATGATATCAaccaatacaatataaaagatCATGAAGAACATAAGCGTAATTACGTAGATGCAAAATTACGTGCTCAGAGAAGGGCTCTGTTAGACAGTAATTATTGTTCGCATCAGGAAATATACAGTATCTTACCGAAATTTACGATATCGAGTGTTGATGGGGCTGCAGGTATCGATACCGACTCTTCCGACTCTGAACTCGAGAGTGATATCACGATTAATAGGCAAGAGAAACGTATATGTGTTTACAAGTCCGCGAAAAGGGATATACCTCGAGCTACGCTCGAGGGAACGCCGAAGAAAAGGAAGCTGGATTTCGAGACCGACGAGTCGCCCGGTAAACGGAGAAACGCGACTGCTAGAACGCCAAAACGACAATACAGTTCTCCAGGCAAGGGGCGTCTGTCGGGAAATTACTCGCCTCTTAATATCATTATCACGTCTCCGAAAACCAGTAGGAGTCCTCTTGGAAAATGTGAATCTCCGAAAGAAAGACACGTAGCGATGTCCGATGCTGCTTCAACCTCTACTACCCCGAAACGTAAGACGCACCTGCTACGTATGAGCTTACTGCGTGAGAAACGCGGAACAAATTTTTCAAGCTTGGATCTAG aaaggaAGAGCGACAATGATGAAAGAGCAACAATTAAGGAAACAGATATTGT GCAAAGTACTGATAACTCAAACGCTATGAAAGCTAATGAAACAACGGTAAGCCATGAGGCGATAGAAAGTTATGAAAGTTCATCAGTGAAACATCAGGAAATTAAGGAGGTTCGTAAGAGATTGTCTTTCTTGAATCATGATGAGGTAGAAAATACAGAGTCAAATCATCCCGCGAGTCAGTCTGAGCGCTTAGCCGCAATTGGGCATTTCGTTGATCAAGCGTATGCGGATGCGACTGTACTTTCTTTCAGCAACAAAAATGATGATAGCGTTTCAAGCAGCCAGCGTACAGAAAAGAGTAATAGCGACACGTCTCCAGAAAGAAACTATTCGTCAAACATACGTAAATTGGCAAGAAGATCGATGCAAGGTCGCGACATTATTCCCGAAACGGATTTTGAAGACGAGGAAGACACGTGCGATACAACTTTCACTCAAagtgttaataaaaaaattgagaattttAGTCAAAGTTTATCGTTGGAAGTGAGCAGCATTGCTCGATCACCAAGGAACGCATCGATCACGATTACCACAAGGTACAAACCTCCCGATCCCGAAAGGGTTCTAAGAAGCATGACATTGTACGGCATACCGAGGTGCAGAGCGCAGAAGCCATTCTTCAGTAATAAATGTGATCTTAGAAAACAAAAGGAGTCTGCAAGCACGAGCTCTGCGTACTTCGATGTGCCTGCGTTTAAATCTAGCTTAGAAGATGTTACGAGCCTCGGTTTGTGGCGAAGAATGAAAGTCAATGAATTTCACGCCTCTGGAGCAGCCATGAAAACTTGCCACATTAAGCGAACACTGGCGGGGTATAATTTATTGACGATTAAGCCGCTCGTGACGCCACCATCTCCTAAGGGCGTCACAAATTGGATTAGGGCTAAAAGATATTTACTGGAGAAAAATCGTGATATCAAACTGCGCGATAAGAAGAGGACGGTAAAAGATACGCCGCATTcactaattaatattaataacaaaaaggATGAATCCAGCCGGAAGTCAGAAACTTCTTCTGATCATTCAATAAATGATGACTCAACTGTGAAGAAATCTGTTTCGTTAACGTCCCAGGAAATCCTGTCGAGTGGGACGTTCGACGATAGCAAAACCTTCGGATTTACACAACACTCTGATAAGACATCCGAAGATAGTTTAAATCCTTCTTTGAAAAAGGCACTGCAAAATCCGTTgttatataaacaaaataaggATCAGCAATCTTCTTCGTATGGTCAAATTGAGTGCTTGTCTAAGGAGAGCTACGGTAACGTCTCAAGTGAGAATATTCAAAACGTCAGAGCAGTCAGTGCG CATCAATATCTAACGTTACTGTCTCTTGAAGTGCACGTTGTTACTCGGGAAAATCTTCTTCCCGATCCACAGCATGATCCTGTCGCCGCATTATTCTACGCGATTTACAACGACGTTCCAACAGACGCTAATCAGCAGATAGAACACa GTGCTATAATCGTAAATCCCGATCCTGTGAGCGCAAGACTTAGTAAGATTCATTCTGCGGGCGCAATGTGTCCAATATTATACGTTCCAACGGAGCAAGATATGTTCAACAGTCTTATCAAATTGATCGAACAACATAATCCGGAGATTCTGCTTGGTTGGGAAACAGAAGCACTTTCGTGGGGCTACATTTTCCAGAGAGCACTCCATCTTGGGTTCAGTAATTTccctttaaaaatttcaaaagttCCATACACGCAGGTGTCTTCTAAATCTGATATTCACACGTCCGATAAAGAAGATACGAGTGAAATCAAAGTGCCTGGCCGCAATATTCTTGATGTTTGGAGAATCATGAGACATGAAGCAA CATTATTAACGTATACCTTTGAAAACGTCATGCATCACGTTCTACACGAGAGAATACCATGCCCTTCTTTCAAGACGTTGTCCACTTGGTGGAAGCACAAAAGCATGATAGTGAAAAGTAGAGTTATACGTCATTATGTCATCAGAGTCGTAGGCACTCTCAAACTACTGAATCATCTGGACATTATAG GTCGCACGTGCGAGCATGCCCGTCTCTTCGGGATACAATTTTACGAAGTTTTCTCGCGAGGTTCGCAGTTTCGCGTCGAGTCGATGATGCTCAGATTAGCGAAGCCCATGAATTACATCCCAATCTCACCGTCTGTACATCAAAGAGCTAGAATGCGGGCGCCGGAGTGCCTACCGCTGATTATGGAGCCTGAGTCTGAATTTTATACCGATCCACTAGTCGTACTTGATTTTCAGAGCTTGTACCCGAGTATGATCATTGCTTACAACTACTGCTTTTCCACTTGTCTAGGGAGAATAGAGCACATAGGCCA ATACGGACCATTTGACTTTGGCGCAGCCACGTTGATAACAAAAAGGAGTACCGCGTTAAAGCtgcaagagaaaataaatttttcgccTTGCGGCGTAGCCTTCGCAAAGAGAGAAGTGCGTCAGGGGATTTTGCCGCGTATGCTGACGGAAATTCTAAATACGCGGCTCATGGTGAAGGAGTCCATGAAGCTGTACCCCGCAGAGGATCGTACGTTGCAACGCCTCCTTCACTCGCAGCAACTGGGTCTGAAATTAATCGCAAACGTCACTTACGGTTATACATCCGCTAACTTTAGCGGTAGAATGCCATGCATAGAG
- the LOC105285501 gene encoding nuclear pore complex protein Nup85 — translation MDEVSNAQIVVIGDDICRRAGITTTWINNNRFGIHAYKHIDKDSQDTQSQFAPCDAKVHFLRPEVILFSPLLRKLVNESNGVFLSVQNLKSLSGDIRPELLKHSKQYRSILRACVENLQEILPKEPLSEEKIVLENFLTIFYQVECVWHLTEILYVDIVPGDVILPQVLDWISFHFPSRELLAAKVLSQKTVGADLENSNYWEIVMGCAFHGKLNLVSRLLALHSKADHSAFITADDIIRTMPVYNVYGGYSVNEFLMQWKHWQMDLCSNLETNCFVIDSNLETLMKLLAGDESVLWEYSMYTEAWYELLAAKLFYSAPCCKQPELSRYANSVAERWQANRHLDRVILALMENDLYQVIKEIQYMSDNGWFAAHLMDLLYKCGKLNILSKDKSNVTAQLHESVILEYGSTLMGHRSLWQCGASYLVHCPIQGLARLEILLQSLPTGTEARINKIIDIARDNNMPHVVTSICKIQGMKSIKQGRLGNALTWALKAHDGNFTTYIADEFLKHYAEHGELECRDLLENLGSCMLASDRLTFLGKYCEFHQMYGIGEFREAASLLVSLLVSNLTPKYFWSILLTDAIPLLEAEDVIFSSNDCYELLRCAEAHGDDAKFQDKISIFRLGVARNLARALSLEGCLVEH, via the exons ATGGACGAAGTCAGTAATGCACAAATAGTT GTTATAGGAGATGACATTTGCAGGAGAGCGGGTATTACAACAACCTGGATTAATAACAACAGATTTGGAATTCACGCGTACAAACATATAGACAAAGACTCGCAAG ATACTCAAAGTCAGTTTGCACCGTGTGATGCCAAAGTGCACTTTCTCAGACCAGAAGTTATATTGTTTTCACCCCTCTTGCGTAAATTGGTCAACGAGAGCAATGGTGTTTTCTTGTCGGTTCAAAATCTTAAATCCTTGTCTGGTGATATCCGGCCAGAGCTGCTTAAACACAGCAAGCAATACAGATCCATCTTGAGAGCTTGCGTGGAAAATTTACAGGAAATCTTGCCGAAGGAACCATTGTCAGAAGAGAAGATAGTGTTGGAAAATTTTCTCACTATATTTTATCAAGTGGAGTGCGTTTGGCACTTAACGGAAATCCTTTACGTGGATATTGTTCCAG GTGACGTCATACTACCGCAGGTGCTAGACTGGATCAGCTTCCACTTCCCTTCGAGGGAACTGCTCGCGGCAAAAGTATTGTCGCAGAAAACTGTCGGCGCGGACTTGGAGAATTCAAATTACTGGGAGATCGTGATGGGCTGTGCGTTCCATGGGAAATTAAACCTGGTCAGCCGTCTTCTCGCCCTGCACAGTAAGGCGGACCATTCGGCGTTCATCACTGCGGATGACATTATCAGGACAATGCCGGTGTACAATGTGTACGGCGGATATTCCGTGAATGAGTTTCTCATGCAGTGGAAACACTGGCAGATGGATCTTTGCTCGAATCTGGAAACCAATTGCTTTGTCATAGACAGCAACTTGGAAACTCTCATGAAG TTACTAGCAGGAGACGAGTCGGTGCTGTGGGAGTATTCCATGTACACGGAAGCGTGGTACGAATTACTGGcggcaaaattattttactcggCTCCCTGCTGCAAACAGCCGGAGCTCTCGCGCTACGCGAACAGCGTTGCCGAGAGGTGGCAAGCTAATAGGCACCTGGACCGCGTAATCCTCGCTTTAATGGAGAACGATTTGTATCAAGTCATCAAGGAGATACAATACATGAGCGACAATGGCTGGTTCGCGGCTCATTTGATGGACTTGTTGTACAAATGCGGGAAATTGAATATTCTGAGCAAGGACAAGTCCAA CGTGACTGCACAGCTTCACGAATCGGTCATACTAGAGTACGGATCCACGTTAATGGGTCATCGCTCGTTGTGGCAATGTGGCGCGAGCTACTTGGTACATTGCCCCATACAAGGTTTAGCAAGGCTAGAAATTCTATTGCAGTCACTACCGACCGGCACGGAAGCGAggattaacaaaattatcgatataGCACGAGACAATAACATGCCGCACGTTG TTACCAGTATATGCAAGATTCAAGGGATGAAGAGCATAAAGCAAGGAAGATTGGGCAACGCTCTTACGTGGGCGCTCAAGGCACATGACGGTAACTTCACCACGTACATCGCGGACGAGTTTCTGAAACATTATGCGGAGCACGGGGAGCTGGAATGCCGCGACTTGTTGGAAAATTTGGGCTCCTGCATGTTGGCTAGTGATAGACTCACATTTCTGG GAAAGTATTGTGAGTTTCATCAAATGTATGGGATTGGTGAGTTTCGAGAAGCAGCGAGTTTATTGGTCTCCCTCCTGGTTTCGAATCTGACGCCGAAATA tttcTGGTCTATTCTTCTCACGGATGCCATACCACTGTTGGAAGCAGAAGACGTGATCTTCTCCTCCAACGACTGTTACGAGTTGCTACGTTGTGCGGAAGCTCATGGTGATGATGCGAAATTTCAAGACAAAATTTCCATCTTCCGGCTAGGCGTCGCACGAAATCTGGCACGAGCTCTAAGCTTAGAAGGTTGCCTGGTTGAACATTAA